One window of Bacillus sp. THAF10 genomic DNA carries:
- a CDS encoding TasA family protein: MLTKKKMATIAATGMLSVGLLVGGASYALFTDTEENSGNSFEAGTLTLSEHRHDIPIEGPMFYKDNGPKGEMGTGLWAPLDSHTRAMFIKNTGTLDGKLVSVSAKAKDGLNSNDVTNFADQALVTIAVYENPNGVVFDDSKFEAANRQFDSLFKTLMSNKWTKWLARMGQAEAAENIRKEILNWKFDVDGSGNSIRVTDVYVGSLKGLLDGEPVFPHLVLKSGETAHLGYTVTLTNHENNNFIKNKTLEFEFKSHFEQARNN; the protein is encoded by the coding sequence ATGCTTACAAAGAAAAAAATGGCTACTATAGCCGCTACTGGTATGTTGTCTGTCGGTTTGTTAGTTGGTGGAGCGTCGTATGCTTTATTTACAGATACAGAAGAAAACAGTGGGAATAGTTTTGAGGCAGGAACATTAACTCTTTCTGAACACCGTCATGATATTCCAATTGAAGGACCAATGTTCTATAAGGATAATGGTCCTAAAGGGGAAATGGGTACTGGGCTTTGGGCGCCACTTGATTCACATACTAGAGCAATGTTTATTAAAAACACTGGTACATTAGATGGGAAGCTGGTTAGTGTATCAGCGAAAGCAAAGGATGGATTAAATTCCAATGATGTAACAAATTTTGCAGATCAAGCGTTAGTGACAATTGCTGTTTATGAAAATCCTAATGGTGTTGTTTTCGATGACTCTAAATTTGAAGCAGCTAATAGACAATTTGACTCTCTATTTAAAACTTTAATGAGCAATAAATGGACGAAATGGCTTGCTAGAATGGGGCAAGCTGAAGCAGCTGAAAATATTAGAAAAGAAATACTTAATTGGAAATTTGATGTAGACGGTTCTGGTAATAGCATTAGAGTGACAGATGTGTATGTAGGATCATTAAAGGGGTTATTGGATGGTGAGCCTGTTTTTCCTCACCTAGTTTTAAAATCAGGTGAAACAGCACACTTAGGCTATACAGTAACATTAACAAATCATGAGAATAATAATTTTATTAAGAATAAAACCCTTGAATTTGAATTTAAATCTCACTTCGAACAAGCTCGTAACAATTAA
- a CDS encoding TasA family protein, with protein sequence MSIKKKIGGAVLATALGAALISGGSYALFTDTAENTGNTFTTGGVTIEDIGSTLKSTHFFDDLAPGDAESWTVTIENKNNLDAWVKVVDGAEAYDMTGDLFKGEHGLEISENTQVVKIPAGQSRTFDFSYNFPKEAGNVYQGAKGELTINFQAVQVRNNDGDSGPTSWE encoded by the coding sequence ATGAGTATTAAGAAAAAGATTGGCGGAGCAGTACTAGCAACAGCTCTTGGCGCGGCACTTATTAGTGGGGGATCTTATGCACTATTCACAGATACTGCTGAGAACACAGGAAACACGTTTACTACTGGTGGGGTAACGATTGAGGATATCGGATCTACTTTAAAATCTACTCATTTCTTTGATGATTTAGCACCAGGAGATGCAGAGAGTTGGACTGTTACTATTGAAAATAAGAATAATTTAGATGCATGGGTAAAAGTAGTAGATGGTGCTGAAGCATATGATATGACTGGAGATTTATTTAAAGGGGAACATGGACTTGAAATTTCAGAAAACACTCAAGTTGTTAAGATACCTGCAGGACAGTCAAGAACATTTGATTTTTCTTATAATTTTCCTAAAGAAGCAGGAAATGTATACCAAGGTGCAAAAGGGGAGTTGACTATTAATTTCCAAGCGGTACAAGTAAGAAATAATGATGGAGATAGTGGTCCTACTAGTTGGGAGTAA
- the sipW gene encoding signal peptidase I SipW, with protein MRNLNVNSIKKGINFLISTVLIILILLIVFFIVSSKLSGGGPKVFGKELLTVLSGSMEPDIKTGSIIAITPAENPDSYKVGDVITFRSNDNPNILITHRIMDVQTIDSNIHYVTKGDNNDANDITPVPSMNVVGKYADFTIPFLGYILDFVKSKIGTVLMVIVPGVLFIVYAVVSVWKAIANMEDPKTETSDNPKV; from the coding sequence GTGAGAAATTTGAACGTAAATTCAATTAAAAAAGGAATAAACTTTTTAATTTCTACAGTCTTAATAATTCTGATTCTCCTAATAGTATTTTTCATCGTATCATCAAAACTCTCTGGTGGAGGGCCTAAAGTTTTTGGAAAAGAGCTGTTAACAGTTCTATCCGGATCTATGGAACCTGATATTAAAACTGGATCCATAATTGCAATTACACCAGCGGAGAATCCCGATAGTTATAAAGTTGGGGATGTCATTACTTTTAGGTCAAATGATAATCCAAACATTCTTATTACTCATCGAATAATGGATGTTCAAACAATAGATTCAAACATCCATTATGTAACGAAAGGTGATAATAACGATGCTAATGATATAACTCCGGTTCCTTCAATGAATGTAGTAGGGAAATATGCAGATTTCACCATTCCATTTTTAGGATATATTCTTGATTTCGTAAAATCGAAAATTGGCACAGTGTTAATGGTTATTGTTCCTGGAGTACTATTCATTGTTTATGCAGTAGTTTCTGTCTGGAAGGCGATTGCTAATATGGAGGATCCAAAAACAGAAACCTCTGATAACCCTAAGGTTTGA
- the tapA gene encoding amyloid fiber anchoring/assembly protein TapA — MEGILIRYPRIKKYRKDLSLTILMKSAIIIYLSLLLTTFSTNNTVSMLNDHTNSSAHFQAQWVEEIKWDKSSLEFKGQGGNCSQIYAVIKNGKNSNDMKQPLIYKVFYIAEGSPKSGTEVFAGQVEELRSGKEIKLIFNEPIVGSYMFKAYQSKGHPGKGELWSKVIKVKNCTENTKEDDEEENTKDKETNEMTPKDSQNNEEQEVNEEDKEATEAKDQEESDSQQNDEKEPESTDSTDSTDDESSEEISDEEEEPTDASNENQDNSSVETEDEE, encoded by the coding sequence TTGGAGGGAATTCTTATCAGATATCCGAGAATTAAGAAATATAGAAAAGATTTGTCTTTAACTATATTAATGAAAAGTGCAATAATTATTTATTTGTCATTATTACTAACGACATTTTCCACCAACAATACAGTAAGTATGCTGAATGATCATACAAACTCATCGGCTCATTTTCAAGCTCAATGGGTTGAAGAGATTAAATGGGATAAAAGTTCTTTAGAATTTAAAGGGCAAGGTGGGAATTGTTCACAGATTTATGCGGTGATTAAAAATGGTAAAAACTCAAATGATATGAAGCAACCTCTAATCTATAAAGTATTTTACATAGCAGAAGGGAGTCCGAAATCTGGAACTGAAGTTTTTGCAGGTCAGGTGGAGGAATTAAGAAGTGGTAAAGAAATTAAATTAATCTTTAATGAACCTATAGTAGGTAGCTACATGTTTAAGGCTTATCAAAGTAAGGGTCATCCTGGAAAAGGGGAGCTCTGGAGTAAAGTGATTAAGGTGAAGAATTGTACTGAAAATACTAAGGAAGACGATGAAGAAGAAAATACAAAGGACAAGGAAACAAATGAAATGACACCTAAAGATTCACAAAACAATGAAGAACAAGAAGTTAATGAGGAAGATAAGGAAGCTACTGAAGCAAAAGATCAAGAAGAATCAGATAGTCAACAAAATGATGAGAAGGAACCTGAATCTACAGATTCAACAGATTCAACAGATGATGAATCTAGTGAAGAAATAAGTGACGAGGAAGAAGAACCAACAGATGCCTCTAATGAAAACCAAGATAATTCAAGTGTGGAAACTGAGGATGAAGAATAA